The following are from one region of the Gemmatimonadaceae bacterium genome:
- a CDS encoding RagB/SusD family nutrient uptake outer membrane protein encodes MNFRNRVAVLAGSAAVVALAGACNPDLNVTNPNEPDIERALATGSDVRGLIGSSYATWYQAMQGPVDGEPLPGLAVAVMADNMTMAFGNFGARFNGQEPRLPYNNSSAAGDGRVASTPYDRIYGALGAANDGLNAIKRGIKPSINKSSPDETPQMQTLAFFIQGASLGFQSLVFDKGFVVDEDTPPGTAVLQPYTAVSTAALAKLDKTIAAAAGKTWTVPTEFTPGMTITADRLGRMANTLAARQLAYLPRTATENATVNWARVLSYAEKGISTGEPFDMQIKGDGGNSWGDTFKAYNNLESWVRVDQRVIQLADKTQPVVYTTATPPPPVNSPDKRWGSESANGTDFKFTKQIPFPVARGVHFFSQWGHVRYVDHSYEVDAPFLTTVPYVRFSENDLLIAEALVRTTGDRARAATLINKTRVGRGGLSALTAGSSTNDLLAAIFYERDIELFGTGGGQAWFDRRRIDLSLTYDGLPIGNTWGFRGGSNLQKGTARHLPVPAKELETLGLPVYTYGGNAPNPVFPEM; translated from the coding sequence ATGAATTTTAGAAATCGGGTTGCGGTGCTGGCTGGGAGCGCGGCTGTCGTCGCGCTCGCCGGTGCCTGCAATCCAGATCTCAACGTAACGAACCCCAACGAGCCCGACATCGAACGCGCGCTCGCGACAGGCAGCGACGTTCGAGGTCTGATCGGCAGTTCGTATGCAACATGGTATCAGGCAATGCAGGGCCCGGTCGACGGCGAACCGTTGCCGGGCCTGGCGGTCGCCGTAATGGCTGACAACATGACCATGGCGTTCGGTAATTTCGGCGCCCGTTTCAACGGTCAGGAGCCGCGGCTGCCGTACAACAACAGCTCGGCTGCAGGCGACGGCCGGGTTGCAAGCACGCCGTACGATCGGATCTACGGCGCACTTGGAGCCGCCAACGATGGTCTCAATGCCATCAAGCGCGGCATCAAGCCATCAATCAACAAGAGCTCGCCCGACGAAACGCCGCAGATGCAGACACTCGCTTTTTTCATCCAGGGCGCATCGCTGGGTTTCCAGTCGCTGGTATTCGACAAGGGGTTTGTAGTCGACGAAGACACGCCGCCAGGCACGGCCGTGCTTCAGCCCTATACGGCAGTGTCAACGGCCGCTCTCGCCAAGCTCGACAAGACGATTGCAGCCGCAGCCGGTAAGACATGGACCGTTCCCACCGAGTTCACGCCGGGCATGACGATCACCGCCGACAGGCTCGGGCGAATGGCCAACACGCTCGCGGCCCGGCAGCTAGCCTATCTGCCGCGCACCGCGACAGAGAATGCCACGGTCAACTGGGCTCGTGTGCTCTCATATGCCGAGAAGGGTATCAGCACGGGCGAACCCTTCGACATGCAGATTAAGGGCGATGGCGGCAACTCGTGGGGCGACACTTTCAAGGCTTACAACAACCTTGAAAGCTGGGTTCGGGTAGATCAGCGTGTGATCCAGCTCGCTGACAAGACACAGCCAGTCGTGTACACGACCGCGACACCTCCGCCACCGGTCAATTCCCCGGACAAGCGCTGGGGTTCAGAATCGGCTAACGGAACTGATTTCAAGTTCACCAAACAGATTCCGTTTCCCGTTGCCCGCGGCGTGCACTTCTTCAGCCAATGGGGACACGTCCGCTATGTTGACCATTCTTACGAAGTGGACGCCCCTTTTCTCACCACCGTTCCGTATGTTCGCTTCTCTGAAAACGATCTCCTGATCGCGGAAGCGCTTGTGCGGACTACTGGCGACCGGGCGCGAGCGGCAACGCTCATCAATAAGACCCGTGTTGGCCGGGGTGGCTTGAGCGCCCTGACCGCAGGCAGCAGCACCAACGATCTCCTTGCCGCAATCTTCTACGAGCGCGACATCGAGTTGTTCGGCACCGGTGGCGGGCAGGCATGGTTCGACCGCCGTCGTATCGACCTGAGCCTGACGTATGACGGGCTCCCGATCGGCAACACCTGGGGATTCCGTGGCGGATCCAACCTTCAGAAGGGAACGGCGCGTCATCTGCCGGTTCCCGCGAAGGAGCTGGAGACGCTCGGATTACCCGTATACACCTACGGTGGGAATGCTCCAAACCCAGTGTTCCCCGAGATGTAA
- a CDS encoding acetyl-CoA carboxylase carboxyltransferase subunit alpha: protein MATSTTLEFEKPIAELEKQIDELRRLAGERQLNVSAELAPLERKLGELREEIYHNLTPWQRVQVARNSKRPFTSELIELIFTDFIELHGDRAFRDDPAIIGGWARLDGETIMVMGQQRGRDTKELLKRNFGMPHPEGYRKALRLMKLAEKFHVPVLTFIDTMGAWPGIGAEERGQSEAIARNLLEMTQLTVPIIATVIGEGGSGGALALGVADRVLMMENAVYSVISVEGCATILWKDGKRPDVQEKAASALRLTAPDLFELRVIDEIVPEPPGAAHADHPAAAKVLQETLNRHLEELRKLRPEKLVRRRRQKYLRLGQWSE, encoded by the coding sequence GTGGCGACTTCAACAACGCTCGAGTTCGAGAAGCCGATTGCGGAGCTGGAAAAGCAGATTGACGAGCTGAGGCGGCTGGCCGGCGAGCGGCAGTTGAACGTATCGGCCGAGCTCGCGCCGCTCGAAAGAAAACTCGGCGAGCTGCGGGAAGAGATCTACCACAATCTGACGCCATGGCAGCGCGTCCAGGTCGCACGCAATTCGAAGCGGCCGTTCACGTCCGAGTTGATCGAGCTCATCTTCACCGATTTCATCGAGCTCCACGGAGACCGCGCGTTTCGCGATGATCCAGCAATAATCGGCGGCTGGGCGCGGCTCGACGGTGAGACGATAATGGTGATGGGCCAGCAGCGTGGCCGTGACACCAAGGAGCTTCTCAAACGCAACTTCGGAATGCCGCATCCCGAGGGATACCGGAAAGCGCTGAGACTGATGAAGCTGGCTGAGAAGTTTCATGTGCCGGTTCTCACTTTCATCGACACAATGGGAGCATGGCCGGGGATTGGAGCAGAGGAGCGGGGTCAATCCGAGGCAATCGCCCGGAATCTGCTCGAGATGACGCAATTGACTGTGCCGATTATCGCGACGGTAATCGGTGAAGGCGGATCAGGCGGTGCGCTCGCCCTTGGCGTCGCCGACCGCGTGCTCATGATGGAAAACGCCGTCTACTCGGTGATAAGTGTGGAGGGGTGTGCGACAATTCTCTGGAAGGATGGGAAGCGGCCTGACGTGCAGGAGAAGGCCGCATCGGCGTTGAGACTGACCGCCCCTGATCTTTTCGAGCTGCGGGTAATCGATGAAATTGTGCCGGAGCCCCCGGGCGCGGCGCACGCCGACCATCCTGCAGCGGCGAAGGTGTTGCAGGAAACGCTGAATCGTCATCTGGAGGAGCTCCGAAAGCTGAGGCCGGAAAAGCTGGTCCGGCGCCGACGGCAGAAATATCTGCGTCTGGGACAATGGTCTGAGTAA
- a CDS encoding SusC/RagA family TonB-linked outer membrane protein — MNNYRKVGRLVAAGLGIVASVAAASSVQAQAVITGRITDPSGAPIPGASVVFPALGVGVGANTTVNGVYTITLDDNRVGQSLVMNARRIGFAPSSRNITLAAGSQTQNFTLSVDARRIDDVVVTGVATETSSKNLTISVGKVGEAQLKEVPAVSPASALAGKVAGVRVSFTQGQPGSTPAIRVRTSTSLGVGGQNPVVLIDGVLTQNGLADINGSDIESIEVLKGAASSNSFGSSAASGVISIRTKRGKDTPEGKVSFLTRNEFGTSEVENYVPLLEVHANQLNPDGSFKLSSTGGRILEADHFLDNPFPAGTFRNQLREHLQSGRTVMNYAQVAMRRGNTNFSTSFSRDTDRGILPLLEGFRRSNVRLNLDQGLGDKADFSAAITYGLSFSDQTNASRAGSGSTFFSLLQAPPDVDLEFPNGPGTTRFSPVLPAAAAGGTARGNPLLDLNQRAYNDRRQRIIGSFSARYRPFGWLTFDGNYGTDRLDRKETNFLDRGLVGSNTTVENESTGFLSVYNLNNQASNSQISALGTFTFGLLNSSTRLAYQYEEEKNADVFSQTGTLRVASVPDLQAGDPTTLLATSSIENFRTLNGNIVQNFNFGDRYLVQLVGRRDGSSLFGRANRYANYYGFSGAWRITEDIKIPGFQELKIRAARGTAGLRPGYNYQYETYSVAAGQLTKNQVGNRDLEPALQTENEVGINASFLDRFDLEYVKSDRHTEGAFLLVPLSLAQSGGFTAQWQNAARVGGRTFELALNTRVIERPNLSYNFTLTGERSRQKIDELNRAPFRVGSTSQGQNIFYYRAGEPLGVIYGQRWARSIEELKDNPLNAGKDLNAMFELNDDGYVVLKGSRGKINERPIAYVDSKGVNYVNIGDVNPDFSFGFANTIRLGGFTVYGLLDGTRGGNIYNFTKQWMFQDQRHGSLDQTGKPEENKKALEYYNVGFYNGLEPNSYFVEDGSYVKLRELSVSYSLGQQLLNSMRFLGQGRSVKVALIGRNLKTWTDYSGFDPEAASNNDFNFRIDGFRYPSFRQLTGQIEIGF, encoded by the coding sequence ATGAACAATTACAGGAAAGTCGGTCGGTTGGTTGCAGCCGGACTCGGCATCGTCGCGAGCGTAGCCGCCGCGTCGAGTGTCCAGGCCCAGGCAGTAATCACGGGCCGGATCACCGATCCGAGCGGGGCACCCATTCCGGGCGCGAGCGTCGTGTTCCCGGCGCTCGGCGTCGGAGTTGGCGCTAATACGACCGTAAACGGTGTCTATACCATTACGCTCGACGATAACCGCGTCGGCCAGTCGCTCGTGATGAATGCCCGCCGCATCGGATTCGCTCCGAGCTCGCGCAATATCACGCTCGCTGCGGGAAGTCAGACCCAAAACTTCACGCTCAGCGTCGACGCTCGCCGGATCGATGACGTCGTCGTAACCGGTGTCGCAACCGAGACATCGAGCAAAAACCTGACGATCTCCGTCGGAAAGGTCGGTGAGGCACAGCTCAAGGAAGTACCGGCTGTCTCACCCGCTAGCGCTCTTGCCGGAAAGGTTGCCGGCGTGCGCGTCTCCTTCACGCAGGGTCAGCCTGGGTCCACCCCAGCCATCCGCGTCCGCACGTCGACCAGTCTCGGCGTCGGTGGCCAGAACCCCGTCGTTCTTATCGATGGCGTGCTGACCCAGAACGGACTCGCCGACATCAATGGCAGCGACATCGAGTCCATCGAAGTGCTGAAAGGCGCTGCTTCGTCGAACTCTTTCGGATCTTCGGCGGCCAGCGGCGTTATCTCCATCCGGACCAAGCGCGGCAAGGACACACCTGAAGGCAAGGTCAGCTTCCTGACGCGAAACGAGTTCGGAACCTCCGAAGTCGAGAATTACGTTCCGCTGCTTGAGGTTCACGCGAATCAGCTGAACCCCGATGGGTCGTTCAAGCTGAGCTCGACGGGCGGCCGGATCCTCGAGGCCGATCACTTTCTCGATAACCCGTTCCCCGCCGGCACCTTCCGCAACCAGCTCAGGGAGCATTTGCAGAGCGGCCGCACGGTAATGAATTACGCGCAGGTGGCGATGCGCCGTGGCAACACCAATTTCTCCACCTCGTTCAGCCGCGACACCGACCGGGGCATCCTTCCGCTGCTCGAGGGTTTCCGCCGGAGCAACGTCCGCCTGAATCTCGATCAGGGCCTTGGCGACAAAGCTGATTTCTCGGCCGCCATCACCTACGGTCTTTCGTTCAGCGACCAGACCAATGCGTCTCGCGCTGGCTCAGGTTCAACGTTCTTCTCGCTGCTGCAGGCGCCACCGGATGTCGACCTCGAATTTCCGAACGGCCCCGGCACGACCCGCTTCTCGCCAGTGCTTCCGGCGGCTGCAGCAGGTGGCACCGCTCGCGGCAACCCGCTGCTCGATTTGAACCAGCGTGCGTACAACGATCGTCGCCAGCGCATCATCGGCTCATTCTCGGCCCGCTACCGGCCGTTCGGCTGGCTGACGTTCGATGGTAACTATGGTACCGACCGCCTTGACCGAAAAGAAACGAACTTTCTCGATCGCGGGTTGGTCGGTAGCAACACCACCGTCGAGAACGAGTCGACCGGCTTCCTGTCCGTCTACAATCTGAACAACCAGGCTTCCAACTCGCAGATCAGCGCACTGGGCACCTTCACGTTCGGATTGCTCAACTCGAGCACCCGGCTCGCTTACCAGTACGAGGAAGAAAAGAACGCCGACGTATTCAGCCAGACCGGAACGCTGAGAGTAGCTTCCGTTCCTGATCTGCAGGCGGGTGACCCGACGACGCTCCTTGCCACATCGTCTATCGAGAACTTCCGAACGTTGAACGGCAACATCGTTCAGAACTTCAACTTCGGCGACCGCTATCTCGTTCAGCTCGTCGGCCGGCGTGACGGCTCGTCTCTGTTCGGACGCGCAAACCGCTATGCCAACTATTATGGATTCTCCGGCGCCTGGAGAATCACCGAGGACATCAAGATCCCCGGCTTCCAGGAGCTGAAAATCCGCGCTGCCCGTGGTACCGCCGGTCTTCGCCCTGGCTACAACTATCAGTACGAGACCTACTCTGTGGCTGCTGGCCAGCTTACCAAGAATCAAGTCGGAAACAGAGACCTCGAGCCGGCGCTCCAGACCGAGAACGAAGTTGGTATCAACGCCAGCTTCCTCGATCGCTTCGACCTCGAGTACGTGAAGTCGGATCGTCACACCGAGGGTGCTTTCCTGCTCGTTCCGCTCTCGCTGGCGCAGTCCGGCGGATTCACGGCGCAGTGGCAGAACGCCGCGCGCGTCGGCGGCCGTACGTTCGAGCTTGCGCTCAACACCCGCGTCATCGAGCGTCCGAACCTGAGCTACAACTTCACTCTCACGGGCGAGCGCTCGCGTCAGAAGATCGACGAGCTCAACCGCGCACCGTTCCGCGTCGGCAGCACGTCGCAGGGACAGAATATTTTCTACTACCGCGCCGGAGAACCGCTCGGCGTCATTTACGGACAGAGATGGGCTCGCTCGATCGAAGAGCTCAAGGACAACCCGCTCAACGCCGGAAAGGATCTGAACGCGATGTTCGAGCTCAACGATGACGGCTATGTGGTTTTGAAGGGAAGTCGCGGCAAGATTAACGAGCGCCCCATCGCGTATGTCGACAGCAAGGGCGTTAACTACGTGAACATCGGTGACGTGAACCCCGACTTTTCCTTCGGCTTCGCGAACACCATTCGCCTTGGTGGCTTTACAGTCTATGGGCTGCTCGATGGCACCAGAGGCGGAAACATCTACAACTTCACCAAACAGTGGATGTTCCAGGATCAGCGGCATGGTTCGCTCGATCAGACCGGCAAGCCCGAGGAAAACAAGAAGGCCCTCGAGTACTACAACGTCGGTTTCTACAACGGTCTCGAGCCCAACAGCTACTTCGTCGAAGACGGCAGCTACGTTAAGCTCCGCGAACTGTCGGTGAGCTACAGCCTCGGCCAGCAGCTGCTCAATTCGATGCGCTTCCTCGGCCAGGGCCGCAGCGTGAAGGTTGCGCTCATCGGTCGTAACCTGAAGACGTGGACGGATTACAGCGGCTTCGATCCCGAAGCGGCATCAAACAATGATTTCAACTTCCGCATCGATGGCTTCCGCTATCCAAGCTTCCGCCAGCTCACTGGCCAGATTGAAATCGGCTTCTAA
- the ricT gene encoding regulatory iron-sulfur-containing complex subunit RicT — MAHLVEIAFRGNRKEFFLWDYPEPPPMKAAVIVDADRGEDLGHVHSLGDLAQIRNGGCPHGCGTTAPTRKALRLANARDKASAAELVSLNDDVRRKAMERVRANGLGMKMSDAEWQWDRKKLTFYFTAEKRVDFRNLVRDLAALFRTRIELKQIGVRDEAKRLDGIGRCGRQYCSASWLPELRPVNLGVAKDQRLSLNPAQISGACGRLMCCLRYEHDFYVQSRKRFPKEGKIFVTETGEEKLMAIDIFHERLTFRTTEGDTRVVTLADFNRAMLQPSSAESEEALNVSLAAEESDSGEVYFDVSPELMYTAEHEVPPLRQLVVLDSPLHDGDGADTDSRIDDGVESSRAESESAAAANEVADASAGHGGERDESLARRRRGRRGGKRGRGNTGTSGTGTGNG; from the coding sequence GTGGCCCATCTGGTAGAAATTGCATTTCGGGGAAACCGGAAGGAGTTCTTTCTCTGGGATTACCCTGAGCCTCCGCCCATGAAGGCGGCGGTAATCGTCGACGCTGACCGTGGCGAGGACCTGGGGCATGTGCATTCTCTGGGGGATCTGGCTCAGATCCGGAACGGTGGGTGTCCCCACGGCTGCGGAACGACAGCCCCCACGCGGAAAGCGCTGCGCCTGGCAAACGCCCGAGACAAGGCCTCGGCGGCTGAGCTCGTCAGTCTGAATGACGACGTAAGACGAAAGGCCATGGAAAGAGTGCGAGCCAACGGGCTCGGGATGAAAATGTCTGACGCCGAGTGGCAGTGGGACCGCAAGAAGCTGACATTCTATTTTACTGCGGAGAAGCGTGTCGATTTCCGCAATCTCGTGCGCGATCTGGCGGCGCTTTTCCGGACGCGGATCGAGCTCAAGCAGATTGGCGTACGCGACGAGGCAAAGCGCCTCGATGGGATTGGCAGGTGCGGACGCCAGTATTGTTCGGCGTCATGGCTACCCGAGCTGCGCCCGGTAAACCTCGGCGTGGCCAAGGATCAACGACTCTCACTGAACCCCGCGCAAATCTCCGGGGCCTGCGGACGTCTCATGTGCTGTCTCCGTTACGAACACGACTTTTACGTTCAGAGCCGCAAGCGGTTTCCGAAAGAGGGAAAGATCTTCGTCACGGAAACGGGTGAGGAGAAGCTGATGGCAATCGACATCTTCCACGAGCGTCTGACATTCCGGACTACGGAGGGGGACACGCGCGTCGTCACGCTTGCGGATTTCAACCGCGCCATGCTCCAGCCCTCCTCTGCGGAGAGCGAGGAAGCGCTGAACGTTTCTCTCGCGGCTGAAGAGTCAGACTCGGGCGAAGTTTATTTCGATGTTTCGCCCGAACTCATGTACACAGCGGAGCATGAGGTCCCACCGCTGAGACAGCTTGTCGTTCTCGACTCCCCTCTGCACGACGGAGATGGCGCAGATACGGATTCCCGCATCGACGATGGAGTTGAATCTTCGCGCGCGGAATCGGAGAGCGCGGCGGCGGCGAATGAAGTCGCTGACGCATCAGCGGGGCACGGCGGAGAGCGGGATGAGTCCCTCGCGCGCCGCCGTCGCGGGCGTCGTGGCGGCAAGCGTGGCCGCGGCAACACCGGTACTTCGGGCACCGGGACCGGGAACGGGTGA
- the metG gene encoding methionine--tRNA ligase has product MTLAPFYITAAIDYANGDPHLGHAFEKIGADAIARYRRMCGDDVHFLLGMDEHGQKVALEAGDRGVEPHALVNEVATRFQTMWNRLGISNDQFIRTTSAEHHAGVRALIEAIFEHSPGDFYEKAYEGWYCVGCESFKQDNEIIQGKCVLHPTRMLQWVAEKNWFFRLSSYTDRLRSLIADTDFLGPKSRRNEMLSLLDQGLEDISASRSRFSWGVPFPRPSSNGETQTTYVWFDALPNYLTATGYPDERFRSRWPADLHVVGKDITRFHAVIWPAMLMAAGLDVPRRVWAHGFVLLAGDRFSKSAGVKLELGEAIDRYGPDSFRYFLLREVPFDADGNFAWERFEERYNADLANAWGNLASRTISMIDRYRDGVVPAGQPGEIDDADAVDLARYHASMNGDSGYLLHEAIKAVWRTIARANEFVDRQAPWKLAADPASAAELDRTLASLVRQLVRQCVYIAPFMPERTGELWTRLGAPGKVQDHRFSALGAIDPTSWKVTKGPPLFPKAEKQ; this is encoded by the coding sequence GTGACCTTGGCCCCGTTTTACATAACTGCTGCAATCGATTACGCGAACGGCGATCCACACCTCGGGCATGCTTTCGAGAAGATCGGTGCCGATGCAATTGCCCGCTATCGCCGGATGTGCGGCGACGATGTGCATTTTCTGCTCGGGATGGACGAACACGGACAGAAAGTGGCCCTGGAGGCAGGGGACCGTGGTGTAGAACCGCACGCGCTCGTGAACGAAGTTGCCACGAGATTCCAGACGATGTGGAACCGGCTCGGCATCTCGAACGACCAGTTCATACGGACTACGTCAGCCGAGCACCACGCGGGCGTTCGGGCACTCATCGAAGCGATCTTCGAACATTCGCCCGGTGATTTCTATGAAAAAGCATACGAGGGCTGGTATTGCGTCGGATGCGAATCGTTCAAGCAGGACAACGAGATCATCCAGGGCAAATGCGTCCTGCATCCCACGCGCATGCTGCAGTGGGTAGCCGAAAAGAACTGGTTCTTCCGGTTGTCGTCCTATACTGACCGACTGCGTTCGCTCATCGCTGACACCGATTTTCTCGGACCGAAGAGCAGACGGAACGAGATGCTGTCGCTGCTTGACCAGGGTCTCGAGGATATTTCTGCGAGCCGGTCGCGATTTTCGTGGGGCGTGCCCTTTCCGAGACCGTCGAGCAACGGTGAAACCCAGACGACTTACGTCTGGTTCGACGCACTTCCGAACTACCTCACCGCAACGGGATATCCTGACGAGCGCTTCCGGTCGCGCTGGCCGGCCGATCTGCACGTGGTGGGAAAGGACATTACCCGGTTTCATGCGGTGATCTGGCCGGCGATGCTGATGGCGGCGGGACTCGATGTTCCGCGCCGCGTGTGGGCGCACGGTTTCGTTCTGCTGGCGGGTGATCGCTTCAGCAAATCGGCTGGCGTGAAGCTCGAGCTGGGTGAAGCCATCGACCGATACGGGCCAGACTCGTTCCGATATTTCCTGCTTCGCGAAGTTCCTTTCGACGCCGATGGAAACTTCGCCTGGGAGAGGTTCGAGGAGCGGTACAATGCCGATCTTGCCAATGCGTGGGGAAATCTCGCCAGCCGGACCATCTCGATGATCGACCGTTATCGTGATGGCGTAGTGCCCGCCGGCCAGCCGGGCGAGATCGATGACGCAGACGCGGTCGACCTTGCGCGCTACCATGCGAGCATGAACGGCGATAGCGGTTATCTCCTTCACGAAGCTATCAAGGCTGTATGGCGCACTATTGCTCGCGCCAACGAATTCGTCGACCGGCAGGCGCCGTGGAAGCTGGCGGCGGACCCGGCGAGTGCGGCGGAACTGGATCGCACTCTGGCGTCACTGGTGCGACAGCTTGTGCGACAGTGCGTGTATATCGCCCCCTTCATGCCGGAGCGAACGGGGGAGTTGTGGACTCGGCTTGGCGCACCCGGTAAAGTTCAGGATCACCGGTTCAGTGCCCTGGGGGCGATCGATCCGACTTCGTGGAAAGTCACAAAGGGGCCGCCGCTGTTTCCAAAGGCGGAGAAACAATAG